A genomic segment from Thiomicrorhabdus aquaedulcis encodes:
- a CDS encoding HopJ type III effector protein — translation MTNTLTVNQLIEQLNKTPIDFNLVIQAIENNYEFIPTEFKNGTTVNAANTNNGSCKIFAFGLLNRLSPQATLHAFGDFYTQDVLLHPNNTDHQNIRTFMQLGWSGIEFMSAALTPKVFNKALI, via the coding sequence ATGACCAACACATTAACCGTAAATCAACTCATAGAGCAGTTAAATAAAACACCTATTGACTTTAACTTAGTAATTCAAGCCATTGAAAATAATTACGAATTTATCCCAACCGAGTTTAAAAATGGCACCACTGTTAATGCCGCTAACACCAACAATGGCTCGTGCAAAATCTTTGCTTTTGGTCTATTAAACCGCCTAAGCCCCCAGGCCACCTTGCACGCCTTTGGTGACTTTTACACTCAAGATGTGCTGTTGCACCCCAATAACACCGACCATCAAAACATTCGCACGTTTATGCAGCTAGGATGGTCGGGTATTGAATTTATGAGTGCTGCGCTTACCCCAAAAGTCTTTAATAAAGCCTTAATTTAA